The proteins below come from a single uncultured Carboxylicivirga sp. genomic window:
- a CDS encoding DUF5606 domain-containing protein has protein sequence MLKGLLAISGQRGLFKMVSQAKNSIIVESLLDGKRIPAYATSRISALEDISIYTEEEDVKLSDVFKAIYEKENGGKAIDTKSSGSELKSYFEEVLPSYDKDRVYVSDIKKVLSWYNILIENDLYDPNAAEEEAESAE, from the coding sequence ATGTTGAAAGGATTATTAGCCATTTCAGGACAACGTGGTTTGTTCAAAATGGTTTCTCAGGCTAAAAATTCAATTATTGTAGAATCGTTATTGGACGGAAAACGTATTCCTGCTTATGCAACCTCGCGCATTAGCGCACTTGAAGATATCTCTATTTACACTGAAGAAGAAGATGTGAAATTATCAGATGTGTTCAAGGCTATTTACGAAAAAGAAAATGGAGGTAAAGCAATTGATACTAAAAGTTCAGGTAGTGAGTTGAAAAGCTATTTCGAAGAAGTATTACCTTCTTACGATAAGGATAGGGTTTATGTTTCTGATATCAAAAAAGTGTTATCTTGGTATAATATACTTATTGAAAATGATTTATACGATCCTAATGCTGCCGAAGAGGAAGCTGAGTCAGCTGAATAA
- a CDS encoding TerB family tellurite resistance protein yields MGFWGSLLGAGLGWWTLGPVGAIMGLVLGHMSEEQSSFFNQTKDRNSQSRNGFLASLLILVAAVMKADGKVVRAELDFVKRSLVMTFGETQASQALLMLRDILKQNIPVKDVVHQIRVNVPYDSRMQLLHLLYGIAQSDGHISQEEQSLIEMIAQGMGISSSDFASIVGTYGTDISSCYKVLEVEESASNEEIKKAYRKMAVRYHPDKVAHLGDDIKKSAEEKFKSLTEAYEKIRKERNIK; encoded by the coding sequence ATGGGATTTTGGGGATCATTACTCGGAGCTGGATTAGGATGGTGGACATTGGGTCCTGTTGGAGCCATAATGGGATTGGTATTGGGGCACATGTCGGAAGAACAATCATCTTTTTTTAATCAAACTAAAGATAGAAACAGTCAATCGAGAAATGGATTTTTAGCATCGTTACTGATATTAGTAGCGGCAGTAATGAAAGCGGATGGAAAAGTTGTTCGTGCTGAACTGGATTTTGTAAAACGTAGTTTGGTGATGACTTTTGGTGAAACACAAGCATCTCAAGCATTATTAATGTTGCGCGATATTTTAAAGCAAAATATTCCGGTTAAAGATGTGGTTCATCAAATAAGAGTGAATGTACCATATGATTCGAGAATGCAATTATTACACTTACTATATGGAATAGCTCAGTCTGATGGTCATATTTCGCAAGAAGAACAGAGTTTAATAGAAATGATTGCACAGGGTATGGGTATTTCATCAAGCGATTTTGCTTCTATTGTTGGAACTTATGGTACGGATATATCATCGTGCTACAAAGTACTTGAAGTTGAAGAATCAGCAAGTAACGAAGAAATTAAAAAGGCGTATCGAAAAATGGCAGTGCGATATCATCCCGATAAAGTTGCCCATTTAGGTGATGATATTAAAAAGAGTGCTGAAGAAAAATTTAAAAGCCTCACTGAGGCTTATGAAAAAATAAGAAAAGAGCGAAATATAAAATGA
- the coaE gene encoding dephospho-CoA kinase (Dephospho-CoA kinase (CoaE) performs the final step in coenzyme A biosynthesis.), with translation MLKVGLTGGIGSGKSTVAQFLEVLSVPVYYADARAKQLMNTNTQVITKIKELLGEEAYCGSEVNRPYVAQMVFNDKALLEGLNQIVHPAVKKDFEKWCNHNADKKWVVQEAAILFENDGYKKFDQIILVTAPMDLRIQRVMKRDNVSESKVIERINNQWTDDKKVKLANAVIVNDDKQSVIEQVIQLVNKL, from the coding sequence ATGTTAAAAGTTGGGTTAACAGGTGGTATTGGTAGTGGAAAATCTACCGTAGCACAGTTTCTGGAAGTATTGAGTGTGCCTGTTTATTATGCCGATGCAAGAGCAAAACAGTTAATGAATACCAATACTCAGGTAATAACCAAAATAAAAGAATTACTTGGAGAAGAAGCTTATTGTGGTAGTGAGGTTAATCGCCCATATGTAGCACAAATGGTATTCAACGATAAAGCTCTTCTCGAAGGATTAAATCAAATAGTTCATCCTGCAGTAAAAAAGGATTTTGAAAAATGGTGTAATCATAATGCAGATAAAAAATGGGTAGTGCAGGAAGCAGCTATTTTATTCGAAAATGATGGATACAAAAAGTTTGATCAAATAATTTTAGTTACGGCCCCAATGGATTTGCGAATTCAAAGGGTGATGAAACGTGATAATGTATCAGAATCGAAAGTGATTGAGCGGATAAATAATCAATGGACGGATGATAAGAAGGTGAAACTGGCAAATGCTGTAATTGTCAATGATGATAAACAATCTGTTATTGAACAAGTAATTCAATTAGTAAATAAATTATAG
- a CDS encoding YbbR-like domain-containing protein produces the protein MEKMKALFSQYLAYIIARIKKLREDKNALVFLFFLFLSTCFWILNALSKDNYTTDLKYPIRFSNSNKKQLIIGDARRDLTLKVRGGGFSILNYHLNEKFLTQTIDLSGMPRVTFKGVDGVIITTKEYQNRIEGKLATGMSLVDISPDTLFVPLEDRVSKKIPVKLDAKIEFKQQCQLSGSIQLQPDSIVVSGPKNIIDTLMFVSTRTQLFSELKDTLIRNVGLNDEKWVDYSTKRVVVNIPVEPFTEASVQVPLMAEGLPDSLILKTFPSEVKVSYRLGLSKALYKPSDFSFALDFSEINFNNLPHRLKVKLKNKPANIGQMSYAPLFVEFLLEKNSKSLK, from the coding sequence ATGGAAAAAATGAAGGCTTTATTTAGCCAATATCTTGCATATATTATAGCTCGTATTAAAAAATTACGAGAGGATAAAAACGCGCTAGTGTTTTTATTTTTCCTTTTTCTTTCTACCTGTTTCTGGATACTTAATGCTTTAAGTAAAGATAACTACACAACCGATTTAAAGTATCCAATACGTTTTTCAAATAGCAATAAAAAGCAATTAATTATTGGAGATGCGCGTCGCGATTTAACTCTAAAAGTGCGTGGAGGAGGTTTTTCTATTCTTAATTATCATTTGAATGAAAAATTTCTTACTCAAACAATAGATTTATCAGGGATGCCACGTGTTACGTTTAAAGGAGTTGATGGTGTTATTATTACTACAAAGGAATACCAAAATCGGATAGAAGGTAAACTTGCTACGGGTATGTCGCTGGTTGATATTTCTCCCGATACTCTTTTTGTTCCTTTAGAGGATAGAGTGTCGAAGAAAATTCCGGTTAAGCTAGATGCAAAAATTGAGTTTAAACAACAATGTCAGTTATCGGGTTCTATTCAACTTCAACCCGACTCAATCGTTGTTTCTGGTCCCAAAAATATTATTGATACTTTAATGTTCGTATCAACGCGAACTCAGCTGTTTTCTGAATTAAAAGATACTCTAATACGTAATGTTGGGCTTAATGATGAAAAATGGGTGGATTATTCAACTAAGCGAGTGGTTGTAAATATTCCGGTGGAACCTTTTACGGAGGCTTCTGTTCAAGTGCCTTTAATGGCAGAAGGATTGCCAGATTCACTTATCTTAAAGACATTTCCGTCTGAAGTAAAAGTATCATATCGTTTAGGTTTATCGAAAGCTCTGTATAAACCTTCTGATTTTAGTTTTGCTCTTGATTTCTCTGAAATTAATTTCAATAACTTGCCTCATCGGTTAAAAGTAAAGCTTAAAAATAAACCTGCAAATATTGGTCAGATGAGTTATGCTCCTTTATTTGTTGAGTTTTTATTAGAAAAAAATAGCAAGAGCTTAAAATAA
- the yajC gene encoding preprotein translocase subunit YajC, whose product MNLLNVFLSLPPQAAEGGNPLLNFAPFILIIVVFYFFMIRPQMKRQKELRKYREALKKGDKVITTGGIYGKVSEVKEAFVVVEIADNVKVKMDKSAIVMDMTDVPANK is encoded by the coding sequence ATGAATTTATTGAACGTATTTTTAAGTTTGCCTCCTCAGGCTGCTGAAGGTGGTAACCCATTATTGAATTTTGCCCCTTTTATTTTAATTATCGTAGTATTCTATTTCTTTATGATTCGTCCTCAGATGAAACGTCAGAAAGAATTGCGTAAATACCGCGAAGCTTTGAAAAAAGGAGATAAAGTAATAACAACTGGAGGAATTTACGGTAAAGTTTCAGAAGTTAAAGAAGCTTTTGTTGTTGTTGAAATAGCTGATAACGTAAAAGTTAAAATGGATAAGTCGGCCATCGTAATGGATATGACTGATGTGCCTGCTAATAAGTAA
- a CDS encoding DUF1573 domain-containing protein, whose protein sequence is MRLFFTSFIVLCLLVSCGNNKNQRKGISKGFVEFKEKSFSFGTLNEGDVVGHRFTFINTGIEPVMILNVEKSCGCTDVKYPQTPVRAGDSAFVEMVFDTRGWSGRQVKQVKVLANDSLGVRELRIWADVE, encoded by the coding sequence ATGCGATTGTTTTTTACTTCATTTATTGTTTTATGCTTATTAGTTTCGTGCGGTAATAATAAAAACCAGCGAAAAGGAATAAGTAAAGGTTTTGTTGAATTCAAAGAAAAATCTTTTAGTTTTGGAACCTTAAATGAAGGTGATGTAGTTGGGCATCGCTTTACATTTATCAATACAGGTATTGAACCCGTAATGATTCTAAATGTTGAAAAAAGCTGTGGATGTACAGATGTGAAATATCCACAAACTCCGGTTAGGGCTGGCGATTCTGCTTTTGTTGAGATGGTTTTTGATACAAGAGGATGGAGCGGTCGTCAGGTTAAACAGGTAAAAGTTTTGGCTAACGACTCACTCGGAGTAAGAGAGCTGAGGATCTGGGCCGATGTAGAGTAA
- the nusB gene encoding transcription antitermination factor NusB, translating to MAYAHYQKGESSIQQTEKELFHSITKSHELYHTFLLLLLDLKAFAEKRIEVRRQKNRPTEEDLNPNLRFVENALLLQLADNTELLAYNSKNGDPWVNNPEVVKGVFEAITKSQMFEEYMQTQSGDYELDTKFIAKLIEKVIAPYDGLFSLFEEQSVYWNDEIEFVISMVVKTVKGFSKENGSSERLLPEFKDEEDYDFVKKLLRKTLVNHKENMELIKKFTKNWDYDRVAYMDIILMQIAIAEITEFKNIPVNVSLNEYIEIAKFYSTNKSGLFINGVLDKIVEHLIEQKIINKPGKA from the coding sequence ATGGCTTACGCACATTATCAAAAAGGTGAATCATCCATTCAGCAAACCGAAAAAGAGTTATTTCATAGCATTACCAAATCTCACGAGTTATATCATACTTTTCTATTGCTGCTGTTGGATTTAAAAGCCTTTGCAGAGAAAAGAATTGAGGTGCGTAGACAAAAGAATCGTCCTACCGAAGAAGATTTGAATCCCAATTTACGTTTTGTCGAAAATGCTTTATTGTTGCAATTAGCTGATAATACTGAATTGTTAGCTTACAACTCTAAAAACGGAGATCCATGGGTAAATAATCCGGAAGTAGTAAAGGGTGTATTTGAAGCTATCACCAAGTCGCAGATGTTTGAAGAATACATGCAAACTCAATCAGGTGATTATGAATTGGATACTAAATTTATTGCTAAGCTAATTGAGAAAGTTATTGCACCTTACGATGGCTTATTTTCACTGTTTGAAGAGCAAAGTGTTTATTGGAACGACGAAATTGAATTTGTTATTTCAATGGTCGTAAAAACAGTAAAAGGCTTTTCTAAAGAAAACGGTTCAAGTGAGCGACTTCTCCCTGAGTTTAAGGATGAAGAAGATTACGATTTTGTAAAAAAGCTTTTGCGTAAAACTTTAGTTAACCATAAAGAAAATATGGAGCTGATTAAAAAGTTTACCAAAAACTGGGATTACGACCGGGTGGCTTATATGGATATTATCTTGATGCAAATTGCTATTGCGGAAATTACCGAATTCAAAAATATTCCGGTTAATGTTTCGCTGAACGAATATATTGAGATCGCTAAATTTTACTCTACCAATAAAAGTGGATTGTTTATTAATGGTGTGTTAGATAAAATAGTTGAACATTTGATCGAGCAAAAAATCATTAATAAACCTGGAAAAGCATAG
- a CDS encoding DUF3276 family protein: MEGFDKKEEIEKNEREEIFSKAVRAGKRTYFFDVKATRKEDYYLTITESKKRFDQDGRYHFEKHKVFLYKEDFDKFIDGLQETIDFIKKNHNFDLPQSERVLEEETISSREYTSVEFEDLHE, translated from the coding sequence ATGGAAGGATTTGATAAAAAAGAAGAAATTGAAAAGAATGAAAGAGAGGAGATCTTTTCAAAAGCAGTAAGGGCAGGAAAACGCACATACTTCTTTGATGTAAAAGCTACTCGAAAAGAAGATTATTACTTGACCATAACTGAAAGCAAAAAAAGATTTGATCAGGATGGTAGGTATCATTTTGAAAAACATAAAGTTTTCTTATATAAAGAAGATTTCGATAAATTTATCGACGGTCTGCAGGAAACAATTGATTTCATCAAAAAGAACCACAACTTTGATTTACCACAATCAGAAAGAGTATTAGAAGAAGAAACTATTTCTTCGAGAGAATACACTAGTGTTGAGTTTGAAGACCTGCATGAATAG
- a CDS encoding thiamine-binding protein gives MKNKQVNVAIQVLPFTDPAKTYGVVDKAIAIIENSGLKYRVTPFETVIEGKYSEVMEVVLKAQEACYEGEGAESLLCNLKIQSHSVNDVTIEDKTGKYDNKKGC, from the coding sequence ATGAAGAATAAACAAGTTAATGTAGCCATTCAGGTTCTACCATTTACCGATCCGGCTAAAACATACGGAGTAGTTGATAAAGCAATAGCTATAATCGAAAATTCAGGTTTAAAGTATAGAGTTACACCTTTTGAAACTGTGATAGAAGGTAAATACTCCGAAGTGATGGAGGTTGTTTTAAAGGCTCAGGAAGCGTGCTATGAGGGAGAAGGAGCTGAAAGTTTGCTTTGTAATTTAAAAATTCAATCCCATTCGGTTAACGATGTTACTATTGAAGACAAAACGGGAAAATATGATAATAAAAAAGGCTGTTAA